A genomic window from Gymnodinialimonas ceratoperidinii includes:
- a CDS encoding peptidoglycan -binding protein, with product MAFHRSSKQGMSGAIWPGFVDAITALLMVMIFVLTIFMVMQYVLSEEISTQDDELNSLTAQVNQLAQALGLEEARAGQLESRVATLSNSLSRAEAEAAAQESLIAALTAESAEQSARIVAFEEQVAGLLAQNSELAAGQAATEAELADAMSEAEALNLALATARTEIDEAAEAARLAAARREALEALIADLETEGAARETSLAEALAALDSTTADLEERQSELTRALTALAGAETRNAQLAGTLLEQDRSLTNALDALASGDERAEELLSRLQGVEEDLTEAEAARLAEAAAAEALRLRLADLEQELTEEEAARLAELATAEALRARLGEAEAALSEEEAARLAEAAAAAALRAELETTTQALSEEEAGRLAEAAAAEALRRRLEDADAELTAMSLALEEQRQRAEETLTLLAAADAARDDLATRLAGALARAQDGQGEAASLADALSAAQLELERAEAALSTQSGELTDLERELALVLSRLESAEASAAARVAELEARIAAAEAEAAEATEVAGNLSELETQLAAALAARQSTETALAEALSDAERREALLAQANVELENAEAQSEQSARQVALLNEQVAALRAQLGSLQSLLTLSETRDEEAQVQIQALGSRLNTALAQLAAEERARAELEAAEVARLAAEAQELERYRSEFFGRLRELLEGREGVRIEGDRFVFSSEVLFEVGSADLAPEGLLQIENVAALLLEIAEDIPEAIDWIIRVDGHTDDQQLREGATYANNWELSQARALAVVLYMSEELGIPPRRLAATGFGEHRPIAPNDTPAGQASNRRIELKLTER from the coding sequence ATGGCCTTCCATCGCAGCAGTAAGCAAGGGATGTCCGGGGCGATCTGGCCCGGCTTCGTCGACGCGATCACCGCGCTGCTGATGGTGATGATCTTCGTGCTGACCATCTTCATGGTGATGCAATACGTGCTGTCGGAAGAGATCAGCACGCAGGACGACGAGCTCAACTCCCTCACCGCGCAGGTGAACCAACTGGCGCAGGCGCTCGGGCTGGAAGAGGCGCGCGCCGGGCAGTTGGAATCGCGTGTCGCGACCCTCTCCAATTCCCTTTCGAGGGCTGAAGCGGAAGCCGCCGCGCAAGAGAGCCTGATTGCCGCCCTGACCGCGGAAAGTGCCGAGCAATCCGCCCGGATCGTCGCTTTTGAAGAGCAGGTTGCGGGCCTTCTGGCGCAGAACTCGGAACTTGCAGCCGGGCAGGCGGCAACCGAGGCGGAATTGGCCGACGCCATGTCCGAGGCCGAGGCGCTGAACCTCGCGCTGGCCACGGCGCGAACGGAGATCGACGAAGCCGCCGAAGCGGCCCGTCTCGCCGCGGCACGTCGGGAGGCACTGGAGGCGTTGATCGCCGATCTCGAGACGGAGGGCGCGGCGCGCGAAACCTCCCTCGCTGAAGCACTCGCGGCGCTCGACAGCACAACCGCGGATCTGGAGGAGCGCCAGTCGGAACTGACCCGCGCCCTCACCGCCTTGGCGGGCGCTGAAACCCGCAACGCTCAGCTGGCGGGCACGCTTCTGGAGCAGGATCGATCGCTCACCAACGCGCTCGACGCTTTGGCCAGTGGAGATGAGCGGGCAGAGGAACTTCTGTCCCGGCTTCAGGGGGTCGAAGAAGACCTGACCGAGGCAGAGGCGGCGCGACTCGCGGAAGCCGCCGCCGCCGAAGCCCTGCGCTTGCGACTGGCTGATCTGGAACAGGAGTTGACCGAGGAAGAAGCCGCCAGGCTGGCCGAATTGGCGACGGCCGAAGCCCTGCGCGCCCGCCTTGGTGAGGCCGAAGCCGCCCTGTCAGAAGAAGAGGCCGCGCGATTGGCCGAGGCCGCCGCCGCCGCCGCCTTGCGCGCAGAGTTGGAGACCACGACCCAAGCACTTTCCGAGGAGGAGGCGGGCCGTCTGGCCGAGGCCGCCGCCGCCGAAGCCCTGCGCCGTCGCTTGGAAGATGCCGACGCCGAACTCACCGCGATGTCCCTTGCGCTGGAAGAGCAACGTCAGCGCGCCGAGGAGACGCTGACCTTGCTCGCCGCCGCCGACGCCGCGCGCGATGACCTTGCAACGCGGCTGGCAGGGGCGCTGGCGCGGGCGCAAGACGGGCAGGGCGAAGCCGCTTCCTTGGCCGATGCCCTCTCGGCTGCGCAGTTGGAGTTGGAACGGGCGGAAGCCGCGCTCTCGACGCAATCCGGCGAACTCACTGATCTGGAACGCGAATTGGCGCTGGTCCTGTCGCGCCTTGAAAGCGCCGAGGCAAGCGCGGCCGCCCGCGTCGCAGAGCTGGAAGCCCGCATCGCGGCTGCAGAAGCGGAAGCGGCGGAGGCGACTGAGGTGGCGGGCAACCTCTCGGAGTTGGAGACGCAATTGGCCGCCGCCCTCGCGGCGCGGCAATCGACGGAGACCGCGCTGGCCGAGGCCCTGTCAGACGCCGAGCGGCGTGAAGCCCTGCTGGCGCAGGCCAATGTCGAACTTGAAAACGCCGAGGCGCAGTCCGAGCAAAGCGCGCGTCAGGTCGCTCTGCTCAACGAACAGGTTGCGGCATTGCGCGCGCAATTGGGCTCCCTGCAATCCCTGCTGACCTTGTCCGAGACCCGCGACGAAGAAGCCCAAGTGCAGATCCAGGCGCTCGGCTCCCGCTTGAATACCGCCTTGGCGCAATTGGCGGCGGAAGAACGCGCCCGCGCGGAGCTGGAAGCCGCCGAGGTTGCACGGCTCGCCGCGGAAGCGCAGGAATTGGAGCGCTACCGCTCGGAATTTTTCGGCCGCCTGCGCGAATTGCTGGAGGGCCGCGAGGGTGTCCGGATCGAGGGTGACCGTTTCGTCTTCTCCTCCGAGGTCCTGTTCGAGGTCGGCTCCGCTGATCTCGCCCCGGAAGGCCTGTTACAGATCGAGAACGTGGCCGCTCTGCTGCTGGAGATCGCCGAGGACATCCCCGAAGCGATCGACTGGATCATCCGCGTGGACGGTCACACCGACGATCAGCAACTACGCGAAGGCGCGACCTACGCCAACAACTGGGAGCTCAGCCAGGCCCGCGCATTGGCCGTCGTGCTTTACATGAGCGAAGAATTGGGCATCCCGCCTCGGCGCCTTGCGGCGACCGGGTTCGGAGAGCATCGCCCCATCGCGCCGAACGACACGCCAGCGGGGCAGGCTTCCAACCGGCGGATCGAATTGAAGCTGACCGAGCGTTAA
- a CDS encoding biopolymer transporter ExbB — protein sequence MASSREGAGAARFTRPTQQILLMLIILALVIAGGVLVWPRVQDVFLTSPYLNGTIAVVFVVGVCATFFQVIQLFSSVAWIEQLAGGSQADVDEQPPRLLAAISGVARLRGSRSQVTPATAKSILDSVGARMEESGDITRYIANLLIFLGLLGTFFGLATTVPAVVETIRSLQPTEGEEGLAVFGRLMDGLDDQLGGMGTAFASSLLGLAGSLVVGLLELYAGHGQNRFYRELEEWLASITRVSFSGDGDGAIDKAAIATVLDHMVDQMDTLQSLFAQSETRRAATEQRVLTLAQAIEGLTERLGPGQVSATERLATAQDRLAAALDGIAAEQGLDDESRNRLRSIDVQLYKMAEEIGANRDAEVMGLRGDMAQLTEALQALTQAARAPAEARARRNADR from the coding sequence ATGGCGAGCAGCAGAGAGGGCGCAGGAGCCGCCCGATTTACACGTCCGACACAGCAGATTCTGCTGATGCTGATCATCCTTGCGCTGGTGATTGCCGGGGGCGTGTTGGTGTGGCCGCGCGTTCAGGATGTCTTCCTGACCTCGCCCTATCTCAACGGCACCATTGCGGTGGTCTTCGTGGTCGGCGTTTGCGCCACCTTCTTCCAGGTGATCCAACTGTTCTCCTCGGTCGCGTGGATCGAGCAGCTCGCCGGCGGCTCGCAAGCCGATGTCGATGAACAGCCGCCGCGCCTGCTGGCCGCCATTTCCGGCGTCGCGCGGCTGCGCGGATCGCGCTCTCAGGTCACGCCAGCGACGGCGAAGTCGATCCTCGACAGTGTCGGCGCGCGGATGGAGGAAAGCGGCGACATCACCCGCTACATCGCCAACCTTCTGATTTTCCTGGGCCTTCTGGGGACCTTCTTTGGCCTCGCCACCACCGTTCCAGCGGTGGTGGAGACCATCCGTTCCCTGCAGCCGACCGAGGGGGAGGAAGGGCTCGCCGTATTCGGTCGCCTGATGGACGGCCTCGACGACCAGTTGGGCGGCATGGGCACGGCCTTCGCATCCTCGCTTCTGGGTCTTGCCGGATCGCTCGTCGTTGGCCTGCTGGAGCTTTACGCCGGTCACGGCCAGAACCGCTTCTACCGCGAATTGGAGGAATGGCTGGCCTCGATCACCCGCGTCTCTTTCTCCGGTGACGGCGATGGAGCGATCGACAAGGCCGCCATCGCCACGGTGCTCGACCACATGGTCGACCAGATGGATACGCTGCAATCCCTCTTCGCCCAGTCCGAAACCCGCCGCGCCGCGACCGAGCAGCGCGTTCTGACCCTCGCCCAAGCAATCGAAGGGCTCACGGAGCGGCTCGGGCCCGGGCAGGTCTCGGCCACCGAACGGCTCGCCACGGCGCAGGACCGTCTGGCGGCGGCGCTCGACGGGATCGCGGCCGAGCAGGGGCTGGACGACGAAAGCCGCAATCGCCTGCGCTCCATCGACGTGCAACTCTACAAGATGGCCGAAGAGATCGGCGCCAACCGCGATGCAGAGGTCATGGGACTTCGCGGCGACATGGCGCAGCTGACCGAGGCTTTGCAAGCGCTCACCCAGGCAGCCCGCGCCCCGGCCGAGGCGCGCGCGCGCCGGAACGCGGACAGATAG
- a CDS encoding gamma-glutamylcyclotransferase produces MTSSLWVFGYGSLLWNPGFTVAETRIARLHGWHRSFCMSSIHHRGTEKKPGLVLALDAVDGGYCDGLALRVAPGTEDSTLAYLRERELISSAYVERRLQVSFREGDTQDDVLTYVINPGHVQYCQLPLDEQARIIAGAVGGRGPNDEYLYNTASHLSELGIGDADLEALVDMVRAMKTPA; encoded by the coding sequence ATGACCTCTTCTCTCTGGGTATTCGGCTACGGATCACTTTTGTGGAATCCGGGCTTCACCGTGGCTGAAACGCGCATCGCGCGGCTGCATGGGTGGCACCGCTCGTTCTGCATGTCGTCGATCCACCACCGGGGGACCGAGAAGAAGCCCGGCCTCGTGCTGGCGCTGGACGCGGTCGACGGTGGATATTGCGACGGGCTGGCGCTGCGGGTGGCGCCGGGGACGGAGGACTCCACGCTGGCCTACCTGCGCGAGCGGGAACTGATCTCCTCCGCCTATGTCGAGCGGCGCCTTCAGGTGAGCTTCCGCGAGGGCGACACCCAAGACGACGTGCTGACCTACGTCATCAACCCCGGCCACGTGCAATATTGCCAGCTTCCGCTGGACGAGCAGGCGCGGATCATCGCGGGCGCTGTGGGCGGGCGGGGGCCGAACGACGAATATCTCTACAATACCGCCTCGCATCTGAGCGAACTGGGCATCGGTGACGCCGATCTGGAGGCCTTGGTAGACATGGTCCGGGCGATGAAGACACCCGCCTGA
- a CDS encoding DUF2125 domain-containing protein, giving the protein MKRFLIGILVVAALGVVAWGAGAMLTETAASRWMEERRSAGWVANASDISVSGFPMQFTTEFQGVELADPETGLAWTVESLQFEQDVFRLDRIAARWPAAQTIASPLERLTLSSIGAETHAMEAMLDVQPTNRFALDALDADTGPLRVSSSEGWEMQWDQGNLSVARVADTEATYDIATLTTGMVPPEAWRRRLDPANVLPEAMEQAEVRATATFDAPWDMDAIERARPQVTSIDIENLNMQWGDMLFRATGTLDVTPGGVPEGELSVRAENWRAMVELASNAGVMPERLRTTAEAMLQVLAGMTGSAENIDATLSFSNGRMFIGPLPIGPAPSLRIR; this is encoded by the coding sequence ATGAAGCGGTTTTTGATCGGGATTTTGGTGGTAGCTGCCCTGGGCGTAGTCGCGTGGGGTGCCGGCGCGATGCTGACGGAAACCGCTGCGTCCCGCTGGATGGAGGAACGCCGCTCAGCCGGATGGGTGGCCAATGCGTCCGACATCTCGGTCAGCGGGTTTCCCATGCAATTCACGACGGAATTCCAAGGTGTCGAGCTTGCCGATCCGGAGACCGGCCTCGCGTGGACCGTGGAGTCGCTGCAGTTCGAACAAGACGTCTTCCGCCTCGACCGGATCGCCGCACGCTGGCCCGCGGCGCAGACCATCGCCTCGCCGCTCGAGCGGTTGACCCTGTCCAGCATCGGGGCCGAGACCCATGCGATGGAGGCAATGCTCGACGTTCAACCGACCAACCGCTTCGCGCTGGATGCGCTGGACGCGGACACCGGGCCGCTTCGGGTCTCTTCCAGCGAAGGGTGGGAGATGCAGTGGGATCAGGGCAATCTCTCGGTCGCCCGCGTCGCCGACACCGAGGCGACCTATGATATCGCCACGTTGACGACAGGCATGGTCCCGCCCGAGGCGTGGCGCCGTCGTCTTGACCCGGCCAACGTGCTGCCCGAAGCGATGGAGCAGGCAGAGGTCCGTGCCACGGCGACCTTCGACGCCCCGTGGGACATGGACGCGATCGAACGCGCGCGCCCGCAGGTCACGTCGATCGATATCGAGAACCTGAACATGCAGTGGGGCGACATGCTGTTCCGCGCGACGGGCACATTGGACGTGACCCCCGGCGGCGTGCCGGAGGGAGAGCTTTCGGTCCGCGCCGAGAACTGGCGTGCGATGGTGGAACTGGCCAGCAACGCCGGCGTTATGCCCGAGCGTTTGCGCACCACTGCCGAGGCAATGCTTCAGGTTCTGGCTGGCATGACAGGCAGCGCGGAGAACATCGATGCGACGCTGTCATTCTCCAACGGCCGCATGTTCATCGGCCCCTTGCCCATCGGCCCGGCACCGAGCCTGCGCATCCGCTAG